In one window of Clarias gariepinus isolate MV-2021 ecotype Netherlands chromosome 10, CGAR_prim_01v2, whole genome shotgun sequence DNA:
- the her5 gene encoding hairy-related 5, which produces MMTMSSDIPDEKDLVKRVPKPLMEKRRRDRINHSLETLRLLLVENTCNEKLKNPKVEKAEILESVVNFLKAEQQQSRPYSYSIKREKRKYEEEDEYGSPCKRQLNYNDGMRTCLRRVSNFIASKSQELEGSMPVTMQQEHSIQGHLSPALHLRYHGRSIPGQQAFTYVESTSSCMPLGHSLLSHRTDIYEPTKKTMSSSKQPLMPSDSVWRPWPQ; this is translated from the exons ATGATGACAATGTCTAGTGATATACCAGACGAGAAAGATTTGGTAAAACGG GTTCCCAAACCCCTCATggagaagaggaggagagaccGTATTAATCACAGTTTAGAAACATTAAGGCTTCTGTTGGTGGAGAACACATGTAATGAG AAACTGAAGAATCCCAAAGTGGAAAAAGCAGAAATCCTGGAAAGCGTTGTAAATTTCCTGAAGGCAGAGCAGCAGCAATCCAGGCCTTACTCATATTCcatcaaaagagaaaaaagaaaatatgaggAAGAAGACGAGTACGGATCTCCTTGTAAACGTCAGCTAAACTACAATGATGGGATGAGAACATGTCTACGCAGAGTCAGCAATTTTATTGCAAGCAAGAGCCAAGAATTAGAGGGGAGTATGCCAGTGACCATGCAACAGGAACATTCCATTCAAGGACATCTCTCGCCAGCTCTGCACCTCAGATACCATGGCAGGTCCATACCAGGGCAGCAGGCATTTACTTATGTGGAGTCAACCAGCTCTTGCATGCCACTGGGTCATTCTTTGCTTTCTCACAGGACTGACATATATGAGCCTACAAAGAAGACAATGTCCAGCTCTAAACAGCCTTTGATGCCAAGTGATTCTGTGTGGAGGCCTTGGCCACAGTGA
- the her11 gene encoding hairy-related 11, producing the protein MAKTESMRRKLKPVIEKKRRDRINQNLAVLRTLLFNSTADTRLQNPKLEKAEILDLTVQYIRKNTRDKTVSPTQTNSSKPASAAHTHQCVPDFTSFMGEHKRSLPFSPNNMETLELTWYEVLEVSRPSGNKALIDI; encoded by the exons ATGGCTAAAACGGAAAGCATGAGAAGA AAACTAAAGCCAGtgatagaaaagaaaagaagagaccGAATCAATCAAAACCTTGCTGTGCTCAGAACGCTGCTTTTCAACAGCACAGCAGATACA CGTTTACAAAACCCCAAACTAGAGAAAGCAGAAATTTTGGACCTGACTGTTCAATATATTCGAAAGAACACACGTGACAAAACAG TCTCTCCCACTCAAACAAACTCATCAAAACCTGCTTCTGCTGCTCACACTCATCAATGTGTTCCAGACTTTACTTCCTTCATGG GTGAACACAAGAGAAGTCTTCCCTTCAGCCCAAACAACATGGAGACCTTGGAGCTGACATGGTACGAAGTGCTGGAAGTATCAAGACCGAGTGGAAACAAGGCGCTTATAGACATCTAG
- the pfdn6 gene encoding prefoldin subunit 6: MADAIQKKLQSELEKYQQIQKDVSKSMSARQKLEAQLTENNIVKEELDLLDSQNTVYKLIGPVLVKQDLDEAKATVGKRLEYINGEIKRYETLLKEMERKSEQHREVLTSLQQEFQRAQGLPAGKA, translated from the exons ATGGCGGACGCAATACAAAAGAAGCTACAGTCCGAGTTGGAAAAATACCAACAGATCCAAAAAG ATGTCAGTAAAAGCATGTCAGCCCGACAGAAGCTTGAGGCACAGCTTACTGAGAATAACATAGTCAAAGAg GAGCTAGACTTGTTGGACAGCCAGAATACAGTTTACAAGTTAATTGGACCTGTCCTGGTAAAACAAGATTTAGATGAAGCAAAGGCAACAGTGGGCAAGAGGCTTGAGTACATTAATGGAGAAAT CAAACGATACGAGACATTATTGAAGGAGATGGAGCGAAAGTCTGAACAGCATCGGGAGGTCCTTACTAGCCTGCAGCAAGAGTTCCAACGTGCTCAGGGCCTTCCTGCTGGCAAAGCCTAA